The nucleotide window GCGCCCTGTAAGGAAGTGGTGTTGAAAGGGGATGATGTAGATATCTATAAATTTCCATGGTTTAAAAACAATCCCGGAGATGCAGCACAGTATATCAATACAGGCGCTGTATTTATGGAAGACCCTGAACTTGGAAGAAATGTTGGGACATACAGAGTACAGGTGAAGGGAAAAAACAAGGTTGGAATGAATACAGAACCGGGGCAACATGGATGGCACTTTGTAATGAGGGCTGTGCGTAGAGGCAAAAAGTCGATTCCTGCGGCAATTGCATTGGGAGTTGACCCTGTCGTTTATTCAATGGCGAGCACGAAGGTAGCCGATTTGGGGGAAGATGAGCTTGAATATGCAGGCGGCATAAAAGGTAAACCCGTTGAGTTGGTTAAATGTGAAACAAGCGATATTATGGTGCCTGCTGAAGCTGAAATGATAATCGAAGGTGATGTTATCGCGGAAATGGAAGAAGAAGGTCCATATGGTGAAATGTATGGATATATGGGGAAGAAGCATGAGAATTACTATATGATTGTCAAAGCCATAACACACAAGAAGAATCCTTGGATATTCAATAATTTTACAGGTGTTACCTATACAACTCATATGCTGCCTTGGCAGGTTGGCAATTATTTGAAACTTAAAAAGGTTCTTCCCTATATGGTTGATTTCTATTCTCCAATGGAAGCAATTGGCATTTCAATTATGAGCATACAAAAAAGGTTTCCCGGTATGGGAATATCAGCCGGGCAAGTTGCTCTTGGATTGACAACTTCGAAGATTATGATTGTTGTGGATGATGATGTTGATGTAACGAATATATCCGATGTCCTTCATGCAGTTGCTACAAGATGGCAGCCTTATCCGGCAAGTTTAATAATTCCACAGACATTTAATATGGGAATTGACCCAAGCATTAAACAAAGAGGGATTTCTAGCAAGATTGTAATCGATGCAACGAAACAGCTTCCAATTGAAGGGGGACCTGCTGAATGGCCTCTTGTAAGCAAAGTTCAGCTTGAGAAAATGGCTCCAGAATCATTTAA belongs to Candidatus Schekmanbacteria bacterium and includes:
- a CDS encoding UbiD family decarboxylase, which codes for EENLFMGNAKKTGPYDSMREYITALEERGKVLRIKEIDQDRYEGTAFVYRMIEKMGADRCPALIFEKVKINGKWMDGPVIANHFCGWETAALLFGVEDVTDDSGAMYRAVMNKLTSFVDDNGKWKKIKPVEYKGEKAPCKEVVLKGDDVDIYKFPWFKNNPGDAAQYINTGAVFMEDPELGRNVGTYRVQVKGKNKVGMNTEPGQHGWHFVMRAVRRGKKSIPAAIALGVDPVVYSMASTKVADLGEDELEYAGGIKGKPVELVKCETSDIMVPAEAEMIIEGDVIAEMEEEGPYGEMYGYMGKKHENYYMIVKAITHKKNPWIFNNFTGVTYTTHMLPWQVGNYLKLKKVLPYMVDFYSPMEAIGISIMSIQKRFPGMGISAGQVALGLTTSKIMIVVDDDVDVTNISDVLHAVATRWQPYPASLIIPQTFNMGIDPSIKQRGISSKIVIDATKQLPIEGGPAEWPLVSKVQLEKMAPESFKLVDEKWDEYWKEWKK